Genomic window (Desulforapulum autotrophicum HRM2):
CTTTACCGTTCGCCCCCTCCTGGTTGATGAAACCATCGAGGTTTCCCGGTGTGCCTACCGTGCCTATGGTTATACCTACCGCGAATTTATCTATTATCCCCAAAAAATATGGGAGTTGAACCAAACGGGGCAACTGCACTCTTTTGTCCTTGTGGATGATCAAGAAAAACTTCTGGGGCACCTGGGCCTCTCCTTTTCCATCCCAGGAGCGACAATCGCCGAGTTGACCGCCGCATTTGTCGATCCGGTCTGCAGGGGCAGGAGACTTCTCGGACAACTAATGGCCGAGGTGATGGCTGAGGCTGAACAGATGGGACTTCAGGGGCTTTTCGTCCATGCGGTCACAAGCCATAGTGCTTCCCAGAAAGGCGCGGCACGGTGTGGGTTTGTTCCCACTGGTCTTTTGCTGGCAGCCCTTTTCCCCGATCTTGAATTCAAGGCACTTACCGGCAAGGTGGCCCAGAAAGAAAATGCTTTGCTCATGGTCAAACAGCTTCAAAGCCGGCCGCCTTTCAAACTCTGGGTCCCGGATAGGTATTCAAAGATGGTGGAATCACTTGCAGCGGACATGGGGCGAAGGATTTTTGTAAAAACCGACACCGTTCCCCTGGCAAAGGTGTCAGGAGGAGAGGGAAACCGCTATTATCAGGTGGAGGAGTTCAACTTTGTTGAAATCCGAATCATGACCTTTGGTGAAGATGTCCTTGCCGAATTGGGGCACCGGGTCCGTGGTTTTATCACGAATAAAGTCGATGTCGTCTACCTCTACCTCGATGTGGAATGCCCCGAAGCAGGAACTTTTGCCACACGCTGTCTGGATATGGGTTTTTTCTTCTGTGGCTACATGCCGGGGGAGATGGCCGGCAGGGATGCACTGATTCTCCAGAAGCTGAACAATATTACAATCGACTTTACGGCACTTGACCTTGCAAACCAACAGGCCGCGGGGATCATGGAATTCATACAGGGCGACATGCCAGTCATTGGGGAGAAATAAACATGTGTTTTGACAACATTCAAAGCTACGCTGACCAGGTACCGGCTTTTCAAGAATCTTCAGAAAATGACAGCATTTTTTTAAAGGCCATGCAGACGAATTATAATTTTCAATATGAACATCAGCCCTATGTAAGGGCCCTGGCTGCAAGATATAATTTTTCGCCCAAGGATTTAAAAACGGCTGAAGACGTTTACAATGTTCCCCCCATCTTTGTGGAAACCATGAAGTACCATCGGTTTTTATCCATCCCCGAGGATGAAATCGCCATGAGCCTTACCAGTTCCGGCACTGGAGGCCAGAAAACCCAGGCCATTTTTGATGCCCAGGGACTGGCGCGTATCCAGACCATTTCCACCCGGATTTTCAAGGATGCAGGCTTTTGTTCAGACCTCCCCGCAGGCTACCTCATGTTCAGCTATGCCCGGGAAGAGGCCCAGGAGATAGGAACCAGCTGGAGTGACGAACAGTTGATGGGATGTGCACCTGTTCGTGAGGCCAGGTGGCTGCTGCGAAAGGGAAACAAGGGCCATTTTGACTTCCACCCGGAGCAGGCGGCGCGTTATCTGGTCGAACTGGCTGAAAAGGGCCCCATTCGAATGCTGGGGTTTCCCGCTTTTATCTTCCAGACCCTGGAGGAAATGGATCGCAGGGGAATGACAGCCAAGGTTCATCCGGACAGCTTTGTCATAGCCGGTGGCGGTTGGAAAAATCATGCAGGAACCCCCATGACCCAGACGAGTTTTTCCGCCGAACTTGAACGACGCCTGGGATTTTCCCGGACCAACGTAAGGGACCTTTACGGGATGGTCGAACACGGCATCCCCTATTGCTCCTGCCCGGAGGGCCACCACCACGTGCCAACCTTTGCCAGGATTGCCGTCCGGCACCCGGTGACACTGAAGAGGCTTGACCATGGAAAAGAAGGGTTGCTCCAGCTCATCTCTCCCTGGAATGTAGCTCAGCCAAACTGTTCGGTCCTGTCCACCGATCTGGTCAGGGTAAAGGCCGGATGTCCCTGTGGAATTCCAGGAGAATACATTGCCTCCATCAGACGTGGCGGAAACAAAAAGCACAAGGGATGTGCCATATCGGCACAGGAAATCCTGGATAGAATTCGTTCAACAAGGGAAAAAGGATAAAACATGGCAGACATGAAACATTTCATATTCGGAGAATTCAGGAAGGGTTCCCAGGACCTTTCCCTGGAAGAGGGAAAAATCTTTTTCAATGGAAAGCGCATGAAAGATAGGGTTCTCGCCTTTGCAGAGGTTCCTCTGGACGATGTTCTCTCCCTGCTCGCCCGGGTGGGAAAAAGACTCACAGAAAAGGGCAGATACCGGGATCACATCCTGGAGATCATGCCCCGGATAACAGGATATTCTCTTCCCATGATGGAAAAGGCACTAGAGGCCCTGGCCGGCCTGCTCTCCCGGGAGGCGCTGGAAGAACGGCTCTCCTGCCTTGGAGACAGAAGAGCCCTGGACGGCTGGACCACCTATCAAGGAAAGTCCTGTCGGGCTCTGCCCCTGGGCGCCATCTGTCACGTGGCGCCGGGCAATATTTTCCTGGGAGCCATAGATTCTGTGATCACAGGAATGATCACCAAAAATATTAATGTTCTGAAACTCTCCCGACAGGATCCTGTTTTCCCTTTTATATTCCTTGAGGCACTCCTGGAAGAGGACAAACCAGGCAAAATTGCTTCGACCCTGGCCCTGACCTCCTGGAACCACAGCAACAAACAAATAATGGAGCTGGTAGGGCGTGAATTTGATGGCATCCTCCTCTTTGGGGGTGAAGATGCCGTAAGGGAATACTCAAAAGTTACTGCCCCGGAAAACAGGCTGCTGGCCTTTGGCCCCAAGCTGAGCTGGGGGCTGATCCGTGCCGGTCTGAATGAACAAGAACTTGACAGGGCAATCAGCGGATTTTCCCTGGACATAGCTCTCTGGGAACAAAAGGCCTGCACCAGCTGCCAGAATCTCTTTGTCGAAGGAGAGGAACTGGCCCGGAAAGTGGCAGAACAACTCCATATTAGACTTAAACAATTGGACGAAACCCTGCCCCAGGAAGATATAGACCTGGACGAAGGCGTGGATATCCGCAAGGAGAGAGAGCGGGTTTTCTGGCAATCTTTCCAGGGAGAGAATCAGCTTCTGGAAGGGAAAAGCCATTCTGTAATCCTTGGCAGGGGTGGGGACATTATTCCCTCTCCCCTGAACCGCACCATCTATGTAAACGCCATTGACAACTGGCTGGATCTTGTCCATGGAAACATGGGATATATGTCCGACCACATGTCCACAGCAGGAGTGGCAGTACCCGCCCCCCTTTTTGACGAAACATTGAGGGGACTTGAGCCGTTGGCGGTGCCTCGATTCTGCCTCCCCGGAACAATGGGCCTGGGGGTGGATGGCAGTGCACCCCACGACGGTTCGTATATGATTCTGGGCCTGGTGCGTCTTGTGAGCAGGGAAGACCTACCCCTGGAACGACTGGGCCGTTTTTACGACACCCGACAACGACGGGAGGAACGCCTCCTGGCCGAACTGAACAGGCTCGTTGACCACGCCATGACAAGCGCGTTCTACAAAAAACTGTATGCAGATGTAAAACTGCCCCTTACCAGCCTTGGGGCATTTGGCCTGCTCCCGGTTTTGGAAAAGAACCATCTTGAAAAGCATTGTCCGCCCAAAGATACCGCCATGCTCACCGCTTCCCCCGGGGCAAGCTATATCTTCAGCTCAGGAGGCACATCCGGTGTTCCCAGACACATCTGCTGGACAGCAGAAGAGTTCAAGCAGGCCCATTGCGTATTGGGTCAGGGGCTTTGCACACTTGGCATCTCCTCCAAAGACAGGGTCGCCAATCTCATGCGGGCAGGATCCCTGTACACAGGCTTCCTGGCAATGAACGGAGGGCTGGAGCAGACCGGTTGCCAGATTCTTTCCATTACCGCCAACCAGAGCATTGACGATACCCTGGATCTTCTGGAAGAACTCAAGCCCAACATAGCTATGGGCATGACCAGCACCCTTGTAGAATTGGCTGAAAAAGTTAGCCGGGAAAAACGGAATATATTTTTTGACCGTATATTCTACACAGGGGAGGCCATGTCTGACTCTTCAAGGAAACTGCTGGCTGAGGTATTTAAGGCGTCAAAGGTGGGATCCCTTGCCTACGGTGCCGTGGAAATCGGCACTTTGGGTTCCCAGTGTGAACACTGTAAACATGACGAATTCCATTTATCCGAAGACTGGGCCTATCTGGAAATCGACAAAGATGGAGAAGTTTTTGCAACCGCAACCGCACGCCTGCTCCATCCCATCATTCGTTACAGGATAGGAGACAGGGCCGCCTGGGTGACTGAACCCTGTGGCTGCGGAAGGACCACCCCGAAATTCCGTCTACTGGGTCGGAGTGATTATTACCTGAGACTTCTCTACAACGACCTTTACATGACAGATATTGAAAGAACGCTTGCCCGGTTTTCTGAACTGACACAGGTCTATCAGGTGAGTGTGTGGAACGGCGACAAGGGTATAGAGGCAAAGCTTGTCGTGGAAGGGCAAGATCGAGCAAACCTCAGTAAGGATGTATGGAAGACCCTTAAAAAGGAGGCTTCTGAGTTCTCATCCCTGCCTGATTTCGGATGTCCCTTTGAAATCGAGGTTGTTGCTTCGGGCTCCATTCCCAGGGTGGGACGGACCGGAAAAATCAGACCCATTATAGATCTCAGGGGACAGGCGTAATTATGGCCGTATTTTCCAACCACCCCCTTGTTCGTTTTCCCGACTTCAGACGGTTCTTCAGCGCCCGTTTTGTTTCGGCAATAGGAGATAAATTTTTCACCATTGCCCTGGCCTGGTGGGCCGTCAACGAAACCGGACAAAAGGGAGCACTCAATCTTGGGTTCCTCATGGCCCTGACCCTGCTTCCTTCCGTACTTCTAGGTCCCCTGATAGGCACCCTGGTAGACCGGTTCGACCGTAAACGCTGCATGATGCTTGCCGACGGATGCCGGCTTCTGCTGGCAGCTATCATGGCCGTTGTTTTATGGCAGGGGGCCATGACCCTTGCGGGTATGTACGTACTGGTCTTTCTGCTCTCCTGCTTTATGCCCCTTTTCGAATCTTCTGCAGAGGGCTCTATAGCCTCCCTGACCGACGAGCAGGGACTTTTTGCAGCAGTGGCAGTTGATTCTTCGGTGGTGGCACTCTCCAACGTTCTGGGTGCCGCTCTGGGGGGAATTGCCCTTGCCGCAGTGGGGACAACCGGGGCCTTTGGCTTTAACAGCGTAACCTTTGCCCTCTCCCTGCTCTTCATCGCTTCGGTAAAAACATCCCTTGTTCCCGACACCGGAAACAAGGAAAAACCTGAGGGTGCCCGACAATCCCTTGGTGAAATTTTCTCCTGGCTCCTGCAGAACCGCGAAATTATGGGACTCTTGATCATGTTCGGAATATTAAATTTCTTTGCCGCTCCCCTGATGGTCTCCATTCCCATGATGGTTCGCTATGCCTTTGACAGCAGCGTATCCTGGGTGGCTTTTCTGGAGGCAAGCCTTGCCTCTGGAACCGTTATTATGGCTATCGTCATGAGCTTTGCATCCGAGGGGAAAACACTGATCAAAATTTTCATCGGCGTTTTAGGGGTGGGACTCTCCATAACCCTATTTGCGTTTTCGTCCGGGCTTTGGACGGCTCTTCCCCTGGTGTTCTTTGCAGGGGCAGGCCTTGCCCTGGCAAGTGCCTCTGCCATGGGCTTTTTTCAAAACACTGTGCCGGATGCCTTAAAAGGCCGTTTTTTTTCAATTCTGACAGCTGTGGCCTATTCTGTCATGCCCCTGGCCCTGGCGCTGAACGGCGTGGTTTCACAATTCTACCCGGTACGCCTTGTCCTTGCCGCCGATGGTATCATACTCTGCCTGTTCTCAGGGCTCTTTTTTCTAAGGGTGTTTAGACATTCACCAGGATTGAAATAAACACGAATCTTCATTGGAACGGGGATGGTTTTTATTGGAGCCACTCCCCCTTACACGGCCAGACGCAGCAAAAGATTGCCTGCCACCCTGCGGCGGTAGTCGGCGCTTGCCCTGACATCGCTGATGGGGGAGACTGCGGACCGGGCCAGATCTGCAGCATGGTTCAGGGTTGTCAGGGTGAGTTTTCTGCCCTCCAGGGCCTTTTCCGCCTCCCTGCTTCTGACAATGGTCGGTCCCACACTGCCCCAGGCAAGTCTTGCCTCTTCCACAACGCCCCCATGAACCTTTAAAAGTGCTGCAAGGCTGACCACGGCAATGGCCAGGGCCTTTCGCTGACCCACTTTTTCGAAATGGTGAACATTGAACCTGTCCCCAGGGGGGATGAGAATAGAACCAAGGATCTCCTTGTCTGCCAGCAGGGTTCTGCCCGGCCCCTGAATGAACTCGTCCAGGGGGAGAATGCGGTTGCCCCTGTCTGAATAAAGCGTCACCCGGGCACCCAGGAGATAAAGCGCCGGCAGGGTGTCTCCTGCCGGTGAAGCCGTGCAGATATTACCGCCCAGGGTTCCCATGTTGCGAATAAGGGGGGAGCCCAGGGTGGATATGGCAGTATGAAGTATGGGTAAATTCTCTTGAATGAGATCGTTTTTCAAAAGTTCCGTAAGGGTGACGCCAGATCCGATGCGAATCCCATCCCGGGTTTTTTTTATGGTTTTCAGGTCATGAATTTTTTCCAGGCATACCAGAGCAGGTGGTTGTTTTTTGTCGACGCCCATCCGGACCAGCAAATCGGTGCCACCGGCCATGGGTTTATAATCCGGCTGATGGTGGAAAATTTCCCAAAGGTCTTCAAGGGTTTCCGGTAAAAGGGTAATCATGGCTTGAGCCCCTGCATGGCTTCCGCGGCATCTTCCACCGCGTCCACAATCTTGTGATAACCGGTACAGCGGCAAATATTTCCGGATATGGCGTTACGGATCATTTCACGATCCGGCATTTTTTCGTGGGTCAGCAGTTCAGCCGCTGTCATGATCATACCCGGTGTGCAATAGCCGCACTGGACAGCCCCCTTTTTAACAAAGAATTGCTGCAGGGGATGGGGTTCATCCTTGGCAAGTCCTTCAATGGTGGTGACCGTTCGGCCTTGAAGCTGGGCGGCAAGCATGAGGCAGGATAGCTTAGTCACACCGTCTATCCAAATGGCACAGGCGCCGCATTCTCCAGATCCGCACCCCTCCTTGGGACCGGTGATGCCACAGCGCTCCCTGAGCAAGTCCAGGGCACGCATGGCGCCGTCCACAAAAAGCGTGACCGGTTGACCGTTGAGTTCAAAATTTAATTGCATGGGATATCCTTTTTTTCTTGGTCCAAAACCCCAAGTACCCGTTCCGGGGTGAAAGGCGCATGATTCATGGGCAGTCCGGCATGGGCCATGGCTGATGCCACGGCCGGCAGGGGGGCATTCATCCCTACTTCACCGATACCCTTCATGCCAAAGGGACCGGAATGTTCAATGGTTTCAACGGCATGGGATTCAATATCGGGCAGATCCATTGATGTTGGCAAAATATAGGTGGAAAAATCCTTGGTTTCGAGCAGGGCTTCCCGGGTTTTCACCTCTTCAAAAAGGGCGTAGCCCAGTCCCTGGGCAACGGCCCCCTGGACCTGCTGCTCAAAAACCTGGGGGTTGAGCACCCGGCCGCCGTCGGTAAAGGCCAGGTAATCATGGACAATGATTTCTCCTGTGAGTTCATCCACCTCCACACGGGCAAGGTGGGCGGCAAAGGGATAAATCAGGTGGGGAAACCCAAGCTTAAAGGTTTCACCACCCTTGGGCATTTCAGGTGTCGTGGGCATAAGGTATTCGGCCATGCAAATCCGATCGTCGGGCATCATCATTGCGGCAAGGTCAGCCAGGGACAGATCCCGGCCAGAGGGCAGGTGACGAACCCCCCCGGGAATCATGGCAAAGCCTGCGCCGTCATCAACAAGGAGCATGAGGGCAGCCCGGTTGAACAGCTTGTCCCGCAGGGCTTCACACGCTTTGATCAACGCCTTGCCATAGGTGTAGGTAGTGCGCCCGGCCGTTGCCGATCCCGAGGGATGGGTGCGGTCGGTGTCCGGCTGGACCAGTTCCATTGTGTCCTGGCGCTGGCACAGGATTTCACCGGCTATCTGCACAAAGGTGGACGCATTGCCCTGGCCCATGTCGCTAACCCCATTATAAACCCGGATAAGGCCCGAGGGACTAAGCTTTACCTTGGCAATGGCATAGTCGGCCAATCCCCGGCCATAGCCCATGCCATTGAAAACAGCGGATATGCCGACACTGCGGCGTTTGAACGGCAAGGCATCCGCGATCCATTTTTTTCGGGTTTTCCACAGGCCATGTTCGGAAAGTCGCATCAGACATTCTTCCATGCCCGTTGAATGGGTCATGGTGACGCCTGCACAGTTCCGGTCACCGCGAATCAAAGCGTTCTTCATCCTCAGCACCAGGGGGTCCATGGCAAGTTTTATAGCCAGCCGGTCCATCATTCCCTCAAAGGCAAAACAGACCTGGGCGACGCCAAACCCCCGGAAGGCACCGGCAATGGGGTTGTTCGTGTAGATGCAGCGTCCTCTGGATTCCATATTTGCAATACGGTAGGGCCCCCCGGCATGCTCCAGTCCCAGGGCCATGATCTCCACACCCAGGTGGGCATAGGCACCGGTATCGTAATCAAGCTCACATTCAAGTGCAACCAGGGTTCCGTCTTTTTGGGCACCCAGTTTATAATGCATGCGCGCGGCATGGCGTTTGTAACCCGCAAGCATGCTCTCCCTGCGGTCCCACCACATTTTTATGGTGCGTCCCTTTACATGTATGGCAGCCAGTGCCAGAAGACATTGGACAGTAGCCCCGTCCTTGCCCCCAAAAGCACCGCCCAGATAGGGATTGATAACGTGAATTTTATTATGGTCAAGGCCAAGGGCCCTGGCGATTTCAAACCGGTCCCGGAACGGTGCCTGGGTGGAAACCGTGAGATGAAGAATCCCATCCTTGTCAAACCGGGCCACCCCATTTTCAGTCTCAATATAGGCGTGCTCCTGTACAGGGGAGAAAAAGGTCTCTTCAAGGATGACATCACATTGCGCCATGGCTTCAGCCGGGTTGCCCTTGGTGATGGTCGCCGATTTCAGCACATTGCCGGTTTCAAGGTCATGAACCTGGGATGCATGGTTTTCAAGGGCGACATCCATGGAGTCGATAACGGGGAGCGGGGTGATGTCCACCTCAATGAGAGACAGGGCCCGGGCAAGGACCTGCCGGTTTTCAGCCACCACCAGGGCTAGGGCATCACCGGCATGGCGCACCTTGGTACCACAGAGCACGGGCATGTCCCAATAGACAAATCCCTGGCGGTTAGAGCCGGGGACATCCTTGCGGGTGAGCACGCAGTGCACCCCTTTAACCACTTCGGCCCTGGCGGTGTTTACAGACCTGATTCTGCCGTGGGCAATGCCTGCCCGGCAGACACCGGCCCACAGCATATCCTCTGTGTAAAAATCCGAAGCAAATTGTTCTCGTCCAAGGGTTTTGTCCAGGGCATCAAAACGGGGGGAACAACGGCCTATATCCTGCATTGGGGATGAATTAGTCATGAACGAGGTTATAGAACCGGGCTCAGAGCCTTGTCAAGGCATATTTTACCTGGTTTTCCCTTACCATACGCCCTTGATTACAGTTTGCCATGGCTGGGAAAAAAAGAATCTGGTAATACCATCCCTCCCCAACCCTGCCCTGCCCCTTTCTTCCTAACCTTTCTGGTGATAATTGTCCTGTCCCTTCTGCAGGAGACAAGGTTGGCCATGATCTGAAAAAGACTGCCTTGTGCAATTATATAAGTATAACTTCAGCTATGATTGATTTTATATAATTATACTTATTTATAAATCCCCGCTATGATTGCAGCATAAAACAGTTAACAAACATCAACAGGAGGTCGCTATGCTGGAATCAAAACAACACGCCCATTTGGGGTATAGCCCCGATTTCTACATTTCCAACCCGATCAATGATCTGGTTAGAAAAGGCCTGGGAGACCTTGTTTGCTGGTTGCTTCCTGAAGATACAACAGACAAGGCAGGCCCCGGCCGGAACCGTTCAATCGACCTGAACACAGCTCATACCGGCAGTGTTGGCAAGACGATGTTCTGGATCGTTGTGTCCATAGGCATTTCTTTGGCAATGGGACAATTAAAGTAGCGATCCCATCAACCCCTTAAACCTCCAGATAAAAGGCCGTGATGAATATTGAGATTATGCCGTTGGCAGCGTTTATCCTGGTGGCAACATTTACCCCGGGACCGGGTAATATTACAAGTGCTGCCATGGGCATGATCTACGGTTACAGGCGCACCCTGGGATTCTTGGCAGGGATTGTAACGGGCTACCTGATGATCATGCTGCTGTGTGCGTTTCTTTCCAGCACACTGCTGGTAATTATTCCATCAGTTGAGCCGGTACTGCGTTTAGCCGGTGCCGGCTATATCCTCTGGCTGGCAGTGGGTACCGCCCGTGCCACCTATAATTTTTCCTCGGAAAACAAGCCCCCGATGCGCTTTAAACACGGATTCTGGCTCCAGGCGCTTAACCCAAAAGCGATAGTTTTCGGCCTCACCCTGTACACAACATTCCTGTCGGGTATCACAGAC
Coding sequences:
- a CDS encoding GNAT family N-acetyltransferase produces the protein MKLFQNSHPQPRVKSCLSLPTRIDYIKPIQGYVEALCHIHGCDKGESLMVVLAVEEAVSNVIHHGYESEQGEVFDISFDVGAADLTIEIHDKGLPFDPDTMKYFGENDSQAPPDSNHGFGIRLMKEAMDRVEFLNLGKKGKLVRMSKYFRHGKVDRYLSKENLHRDTPLDKDCIQPPFTVRPLLVDETIEVSRCAYRAYGYTYREFIYYPQKIWELNQTGQLHSFVLVDDQEKLLGHLGLSFSIPGATIAELTAAFVDPVCRGRRLLGQLMAEVMAEAEQMGLQGLFVHAVTSHSASQKGAARCGFVPTGLLLAALFPDLEFKALTGKVAQKENALLMVKQLQSRPPFKLWVPDRYSKMVESLAADMGRRIFVKTDTVPLAKVSGGEGNRYYQVEEFNFVEIRIMTFGEDVLAELGHRVRGFITNKVDVVYLYLDVECPEAGTFATRCLDMGFFFCGYMPGEMAGRDALILQKLNNITIDFTALDLANQQAAGIMEFIQGDMPVIGEK
- a CDS encoding xanthine dehydrogenase family protein molybdopterin-binding subunit gives rise to the protein MTNSSPMQDIGRCSPRFDALDKTLGREQFASDFYTEDMLWAGVCRAGIAHGRIRSVNTARAEVVKGVHCVLTRKDVPGSNRQGFVYWDMPVLCGTKVRHAGDALALVVAENRQVLARALSLIEVDITPLPVIDSMDVALENHASQVHDLETGNVLKSATITKGNPAEAMAQCDVILEETFFSPVQEHAYIETENGVARFDKDGILHLTVSTQAPFRDRFEIARALGLDHNKIHVINPYLGGAFGGKDGATVQCLLALAAIHVKGRTIKMWWDRRESMLAGYKRHAARMHYKLGAQKDGTLVALECELDYDTGAYAHLGVEIMALGLEHAGGPYRIANMESRGRCIYTNNPIAGAFRGFGVAQVCFAFEGMMDRLAIKLAMDPLVLRMKNALIRGDRNCAGVTMTHSTGMEECLMRLSEHGLWKTRKKWIADALPFKRRSVGISAVFNGMGYGRGLADYAIAKVKLSPSGLIRVYNGVSDMGQGNASTFVQIAGEILCQRQDTMELVQPDTDRTHPSGSATAGRTTYTYGKALIKACEALRDKLFNRAALMLLVDDGAGFAMIPGGVRHLPSGRDLSLADLAAMMMPDDRICMAEYLMPTTPEMPKGGETFKLGFPHLIYPFAAHLARVEVDELTGEIIVHDYLAFTDGGRVLNPQVFEQQVQGAVAQGLGYALFEEVKTREALLETKDFSTYILPTSMDLPDIESHAVETIEHSGPFGMKGIGEVGMNAPLPAVASAMAHAGLPMNHAPFTPERVLGVLDQEKKDIPCN
- a CDS encoding MFS transporter; amino-acid sequence: MAVFSNHPLVRFPDFRRFFSARFVSAIGDKFFTIALAWWAVNETGQKGALNLGFLMALTLLPSVLLGPLIGTLVDRFDRKRCMMLADGCRLLLAAIMAVVLWQGAMTLAGMYVLVFLLSCFMPLFESSAEGSIASLTDEQGLFAAVAVDSSVVALSNVLGAALGGIALAAVGTTGAFGFNSVTFALSLLFIASVKTSLVPDTGNKEKPEGARQSLGEIFSWLLQNREIMGLLIMFGILNFFAAPLMVSIPMMVRYAFDSSVSWVAFLEASLASGTVIMAIVMSFASEGKTLIKIFIGVLGVGLSITLFAFSSGLWTALPLVFFAGAGLALASASAMGFFQNTVPDALKGRFFSILTAVAYSVMPLALALNGVVSQFYPVRLVLAADGIILCLFSGLFFLRVFRHSPGLK
- a CDS encoding acyl-CoA reductase encodes the protein MADMKHFIFGEFRKGSQDLSLEEGKIFFNGKRMKDRVLAFAEVPLDDVLSLLARVGKRLTEKGRYRDHILEIMPRITGYSLPMMEKALEALAGLLSREALEERLSCLGDRRALDGWTTYQGKSCRALPLGAICHVAPGNIFLGAIDSVITGMITKNINVLKLSRQDPVFPFIFLEALLEEDKPGKIASTLALTSWNHSNKQIMELVGREFDGILLFGGEDAVREYSKVTAPENRLLAFGPKLSWGLIRAGLNEQELDRAISGFSLDIALWEQKACTSCQNLFVEGEELARKVAEQLHIRLKQLDETLPQEDIDLDEGVDIRKERERVFWQSFQGENQLLEGKSHSVILGRGGDIIPSPLNRTIYVNAIDNWLDLVHGNMGYMSDHMSTAGVAVPAPLFDETLRGLEPLAVPRFCLPGTMGLGVDGSAPHDGSYMILGLVRLVSREDLPLERLGRFYDTRQRREERLLAELNRLVDHAMTSAFYKKLYADVKLPLTSLGAFGLLPVLEKNHLEKHCPPKDTAMLTASPGASYIFSSGGTSGVPRHICWTAEEFKQAHCVLGQGLCTLGISSKDRVANLMRAGSLYTGFLAMNGGLEQTGCQILSITANQSIDDTLDLLEELKPNIAMGMTSTLVELAEKVSREKRNIFFDRIFYTGEAMSDSSRKLLAEVFKASKVGSLAYGAVEIGTLGSQCEHCKHDEFHLSEDWAYLEIDKDGEVFATATARLLHPIIRYRIGDRAAWVTEPCGCGRTTPKFRLLGRSDYYLRLLYNDLYMTDIERTLARFSELTQVYQVSVWNGDKGIEAKLVVEGQDRANLSKDVWKTLKKEASEFSSLPDFGCPFEIEVVASGSIPRVGRTGKIRPIIDLRGQA
- a CDS encoding (2Fe-2S)-binding protein produces the protein MQLNFELNGQPVTLFVDGAMRALDLLRERCGITGPKEGCGSGECGACAIWIDGVTKLSCLMLAAQLQGRTVTTIEGLAKDEPHPLQQFFVKKGAVQCGYCTPGMIMTAAELLTHEKMPDREMIRNAISGNICRCTGYHKIVDAVEDAAEAMQGLKP
- a CDS encoding FAD binding domain-containing protein, which translates into the protein MITLLPETLEDLWEIFHHQPDYKPMAGGTDLLVRMGVDKKQPPALVCLEKIHDLKTIKKTRDGIRIGSGVTLTELLKNDLIQENLPILHTAISTLGSPLIRNMGTLGGNICTASPAGDTLPALYLLGARVTLYSDRGNRILPLDEFIQGPGRTLLADKEILGSILIPPGDRFNVHHFEKVGQRKALAIAVVSLAALLKVHGGVVEEARLAWGSVGPTIVRSREAEKALEGRKLTLTTLNHAADLARSAVSPISDVRASADYRRRVAGNLLLRLAV
- a CDS encoding LuxE/PaaK family acyltransferase encodes the protein MCFDNIQSYADQVPAFQESSENDSIFLKAMQTNYNFQYEHQPYVRALAARYNFSPKDLKTAEDVYNVPPIFVETMKYHRFLSIPEDEIAMSLTSSGTGGQKTQAIFDAQGLARIQTISTRIFKDAGFCSDLPAGYLMFSYAREEAQEIGTSWSDEQLMGCAPVREARWLLRKGNKGHFDFHPEQAARYLVELAEKGPIRMLGFPAFIFQTLEEMDRRGMTAKVHPDSFVIAGGGWKNHAGTPMTQTSFSAELERRLGFSRTNVRDLYGMVEHGIPYCSCPEGHHHVPTFARIAVRHPVTLKRLDHGKEGLLQLISPWNVAQPNCSVLSTDLVRVKAGCPCGIPGEYIASIRRGGNKKHKGCAISAQEILDRIRSTREKG
- a CDS encoding LysE family translocator; translation: MNIEIMPLAAFILVATFTPGPGNITSAAMGMIYGYRRTLGFLAGIVTGYLMIMLLCAFLSSTLLVIIPSVEPVLRLAGAGYILWLAVGTARATYNFSSENKPPMRFKHGFWLQALNPKAIVFGLTLYTTFLSGITDRPIILAISTFVLATVTFFSVSLWAFGGFQVQGYLHLEHIRKGVNFVLFSLLVYCAVTLSGVI